Part of the Mangifera indica cultivar Alphonso chromosome 4, CATAS_Mindica_2.1, whole genome shotgun sequence genome, CTATATAATACTACATCCCCAATGCATTTGTTATTACTGCTTCACAATTGTGAACTGCCTTGGTGAAAAGAGTAGCTTTTGTTATCCTTATGAAAGTCTCGATGGTTGCTTCTATTTCTGTACAGTGAACCGGTACTAAGACATGCATCCAGTGATTTCAAGAAGATGGGTCAacgaatttttgtatttattgttgGCGGAGCCACTAGATCAGAGGTATAAAAGCTTTTTCTATTCATGTGTAAACGACTTGCTATCGTGGCCAAAAAATAAGTAAACTTTTACTCATTCTCAGCTAAGGGTATGCCACAAGCTCACAACAAAGCTGAACAGGGAAATTGTTCTAGGTTCAACAAGCCTTGATGATCCTCCTCAATTTATCACGGTATATGATTTCTTCATACTCAGCTTCTTCTGAAGTCTCCCTTATTGCAGGTAAACACTTTGTCTAATATTCTTCTTTTGTGTTAATTTGCAGAAACTGAAGTTGCTAACCGTAGACGAGCTCTCATTGGATGATCTCCAGATCTAAATGCGGTGGGGCAGAGAGCTGCAAATGTGCTCTATGTTAGTCCCAATTTCAAGTATGtaatcacaaatatatatatatatatatatatatatatatatatatatatatatatttgtgattaCATACTTGAAATTGGGACTAACATAGAGCACATTTGCAGCTCTCTGCCCCACCGCATTTAGATCTGGAGATCATCCAATGAGAGCTCGTCtacgttatatatatatatatatatatatatatatatatatatattcatattcgATTGTATTGATAGTTTGATTGTCAATACAAAATGTCTGGCTGTAGATAAATTTGTGTTGGCTGTgtctaaaccctaaaatactGTGTTGTGAGTTTCACTGTAATATAGTTAATGTGGTTAAGTGATGAAGAAGTTCATGGGTGTATTGTCGATGTGGTAGGGATATAATTAGTAATTCATCCCtttacaaaatataagttttcttGCTTTGAATTTCTGAAGCACTAGGAATTTTTTTATACTAAGGTGACTTAGCAGCCATGAAGATTACAGAATCTGGGAAATTAAATGAGCAAAGACAAGTTTAAATGACTACTCTAGGGTATAAGATGCATCaaagagaaatttttatttctggGTTTGGCATAAATCCAGCCATGAATGCAGCCGCCTTTGCATCATCGTCTGATTTCACATCCTCCTATATCTCTTTGATTATGAATAACAATGGAGGATCGGAAAGCTCAACGACACCTATCACTGGCCACAAACTGAAAGGTTAGAATTACCTTCAATGGTCCCGTTTACTCATGATGTACATGTGCATCAAGGGCAATGATGACTAcctcaaggaagaaaaattggACATGCCTCTTATTTCATACttcttgcttgaaaaaattGTGTAATTCTTTCTGTATTCGCTTCATGTCTGCATCTCTTGTTCTTGCTAGTCATATACTATAACACTGAATGACCCTCTAAATACTTGGCTTTTACAGTTGAACACACGCACAGATTGAAAAAGAATGAATGAAGAAGATATAGGAACATTTTAAGCTTGCCAGTACTTGGTTTTCTGTAACATTGACTCATCAAGGATCAAGCAATTGTTAGGTTTCATAAACAATATCTGAATTATAACCAGCTCCACAAAATCTGAACCCTCACAGTGGAACAAGCGGTGaaggttaaaacaaaaaaaaaatcatcatttctctTCATCTAAATGTGCAGACGGTTTTTTCCAGTGAGATGCAGCTTCTTCTGGCGACCGAAATGACCAGATGTGCGGCTTCTCCTTCTCACGAGTTTACAGAACTTTATGCAATCAGAGGCCAAGATTATTTGTGAGCAGCTTTGATTAGAAGAGAGACTTCGGTAGATGCAAAATGCGAAAAAGAGGAAACAGCAGAATATTATCCATGGAACTATGGAAGGATTGAACTTGACAGTTTCCCATCTTGAAGAAGGTTTGTGATAATCAGTTTATTGTTACTCGATACACCCCATTTCATCAACCAAAATAGTCCAGCATCAAGCATCAATATCATGGATGCACAATAACTTGACAAAAACTGgtaaaatttgaaccaaaccaaaattattattattattatttaccaaCCCAACATTGTAATGCATAATGTTTAACTCACAGTAATATAAGAACCAAAATCACATTGAGATTGTGTGATTTTGATTATATTGCACCATTTCAATGCGATTttaaccctaattttaatagtaattaaTGTGATTATGAATTTGAGACTCATCAAAAAATAGgattagtgtttttttttttaacaattgaatatataagtttaagaaataaaattttaaattggatgaaaggaaatagattttttatattttaattgtgttAAGGATATTAATGTTGCAATATTTATATAGTCAATATAACATCATACACCTAATTTTAAGTACTTGACTAAATACttaaataagtaattttaaattaaaaataaaataatattcagtcatatgatatattatctataaatctagttgaataattaaaattgagtgaatataaaatttctttttatatgttttatgaacttaaaactaacatttgattttttttttttaggccaaaacacttattcccacccaaggtttagtgcatgCTCAACTCTCACTcactaagttttgaaaattcaaatactcatctgtctgttaaattttgttgttattgttaaaGTTTATACCCCAAAAAAgacattttctcttttcagtgatcatttttttttatgattcaCTCGATTGTGTCGTTAACTCCACTATCGACACCTTATCTCCCTTCaccaaaaatttaatcaaaatggttaaatttatTGCTTGAATCTATGCGACAAATTGCACATATTAGAGAGATGGAGTTATGTGTCAACCGATGCACAACTTGATCGAACGATGTCTAATTCATGCATTGACCAATGTGCAACTTCGTCTCACAAATTGTGCATTTGTCACACAAATTTATACAACAAATCCAactattttgataaaatttttggtGATTTTAGGATTGGAAAACATCGAGGAGGGAGAGGAAGTGTCAGTGATGGGTTGATAACGTGTCAAAATAAATCGTTGAGAAGAACAatcatcaaaaagaaaaaataaattttttagagtataaatataatgttttaaacCTTGAAGGGGTGGTTATtatcctaaaatataaaatcctaGTTTAGgtgaaaaagttattttttcaaaactaaattaaagagaaaattattaatttttaaaagtaaagtagaaaaagagataaaatttttcttttttaaataaaatatctaaataataattttatttttaataataacaataaaatttaatatataaatagatatttaaattttttaaattttacaaattagaGTTTAGAGATGTACCAAACATTGGAtatgaataagtcttttggctgcttcttcttcatcttcctttttttttttttacttaaaagaaAGTGGAGAAACATCAATATTGGGAAATAGTAGTTCCACTATCCAAGTCCAATTCACCCATTCTCCGTCTCTCTCTTAGTGTACACGCAGCCACCAATATGTAAATTTGAATGacttaacccaaaaaaaaaaaaaaggaatttgaatGAGTGACGTCTGACGAGCACAAAGCTCGAGCCGTCGACACAACACAAGACACTATTACTGCCCATTAGGGTTTATCGTTGACATTTTGCAGCTTCACTCATTGCAGCTTCACTCAGAGcagtttttcttcttcatcagaACATGCCTCTAACTCACAATATCTCCTCTTCagtcatctcttcttcttcctctgctTTTCTGGTTCCggataaaataaaatccagGTACTACTTTCGTTACGACGCCGAGAAATTGGAACAGCAATGAAATTACCCATTTGTTTGTTGAAATACAACTTATCTCTAGTTTTTTTCATTTGGGTTCCATTTTTCTCTCCACTTTACTCACTTGTTCaatatgttgttttctttaGATAAATTCCGTTTTATTAAcggatttttcttttctgtaatCTAATGAAGAACGCTGAACGTTTCGATTCAAGCTAAACGCATTGATGTCTGCAAATGTGTTGCGACGCCTCAAGAGGAGCAAAtgggtattttttatttgttcatttacCTAAAATGTGCAATGCCATACatgtaacattttatatgatattgGTGATAGAATCTAAATTTTGGTAGTAAAGACTTGTTAAATGTTACCGGTTTTGGTTGATTTACTTGGAAATGTTACTGGACGCATACTATTTGTGTGACCTCTGATTTGAAAGATGTTAATGAGAACACTGAATACAAAATACTGTAAAGTGCCATGATACGTTTGTGCCAATCATGCAGTATGGCTATATCTGTTTATATGTGtaacatttttgtttcatttatctGGTTGGTAGGAAATGGGATTTTatagagaaattttaaattttctttcaatgtgtgatcacttttcaaattaagggtatttcttttatgtgtttttctaattttttttttatttgattgatattaCTGCATgttggttttataaaattttgtagcAAATGTGGGAAATAGAACCCAAGATGTGATATCATGAAACAAGCTAAATAGATTTGTTTTCTTTGCTAGCTCTTGTTCATGGTGTTTCTCATGTTTCAGTTTAATTGTTCTTATATAATCCTGGTTTTCATGAAGCTTACAAGACAAAAGTTTCACGCAATGCAAATATTGCCAAACTTCAAGCTGGTTACCTGTTTCCAGAGGTCTGTATTGATGCTTTATGTTATTGATGCTTTATGTTAGTGATGCTCTTAATATTATACTCTCAAAATTGTTGTCATCCAATTGggatttctaaatttatttttgtgtcaGACAAGAATTTCAACAGTTTTTGGTAGTTATAATTTGTCTTTTCCCCTCAAATCTTAAAGATTGCCAGAAGAAAGGCTGCACACTTGCTAAAATACCCAGATGCACAAGTGATTAGCCTTGGAATTGGTGACACCACTGAGCCAATCCCAGAAGTTATAACTTCTACAATGGCAAAGGTACTCGTtcaaaaatgtttcttttttgttatctATCTGAGAGGTACTAATTGCTAAAAGAAAATTCAGTCTTGTTGCTGATTCATGGTTGAGTTATTTTCTTTTGGCAGAGGTCTTACGCCCTGTCGACTGTAGAGGGTTACACTGGTTATGGACCTGAGCAAGGAGAAAAAGTATGtggaaaattcattttttttggtattatcattattgattcacatgttgtttacttttttttacgGATTAGACTTGATGCTTTTTTTGTGGGCTGAACTCATTAACAATTTTTGCTTATTAGCTGAACATATGTTGTTGCCCTTGCATGCTTTTTCTATCATCTCATTTGAACTGAGAACTTGAAATATGCAGAGACAGAAAACATGATATAAGTAGGCTATATGTGGAAGtggaatatataattattgcacataattattttcattcagaAGTTACTTATTCTAGTactcatttaatttcttttaggAGTATACTTGTATTCTTATTATACGTGTATgctatgtatataaaaaatcaattttgcaGCCTTTATATACTATATGCATGCCACTTACCTCTGTAAatgtttatatcatattatcatGTGTGATCAAATATTTTGGAGAATTATTGCTGAATACATATTTTCTGAAGTTTTTAGTTTGGCTTTTGCCTGAGCCCAATCTTCTTCTGGGCTTAATATTACTTTGGCCTGTTGTTAAGTGGTAATTTGTCGTGCTTTTCACCTCTTTTTGTCATACTTTGCAGCCATTGAGAGCTGCAATTGCTTCAGCATTTTATGAGGATCTTAGCATCGAGGAAGATGACATATTTGTTTCGGACGGTGCAAAATGTGACATATCTCGTCTTCAGGTTTTATGTTTTTGCATTTGCAAAAGTTTTTATGggctaatttattattttgctcTCCATGAAAATTATCCAGTTTCTCTTGAATTTGTGGTAGATTGTTTTTGGTTCTGATGTTACCATAGCGGTTCAAGATCCATCATACCCGGTAatccatttttctcttttattttcatttaattggaAGATAATTTTACTATGAGTgtgttgttttcttctttaaaaacTATGAATTTTGATGTAATCAAAGGATTATATTGGGTTAGTCTCACACAATTGTTTATTTCCTTTAAAATCTTTGATAAACATGATTCTTCATATGATGGTATTATTATGCATAATGAATCTGTAGTCCTGACATTACCTTGTTACCATCTGTCATGAATAGGAAATTAACTTGTCAGGTTTTTACCAGAATAAAATGATAGTCAACTGGGCTTTCAATTAGCTTCTGTTAGATGAATTTAAACACGTACCTGCATTATACTGGATAAGATATGCTGTAAGAAAAAACAGATTTTTAGGGTACATGGtcattttgattgaattgagtGAAAATATGAAAGCAAGAACAATGAAGATAGAAGAAAATACAAAACCTTTGCAAGTCAATGGCATATCTGTGTTTGTTAATGAGAATCTCTGAACGCTGGAGCTTTCCTTTTCAATATGCAGGCTTATGTAGACTCAAGTGTTATTATGGGCCAGACTGGAGTGTTTCAAAAGAATGTGGAGAAGTTTGGAAAAATTGAATACATGAAATGTTCTCCAGAGAATGGTTTCTTCCCTGATTTATCAACTATTGGTCGGACAGATATCATATTCTTTTGTTCACCAAATAATCCTACTGGTGCTGTTGCAACTAGGGAGCAACTGACCCAATTGGTTAAGTTTGCCAAGGACAATGGGTCAATCATTGTTTATGACTCTGCATATGCCATGTATATATCAGATGATAAACCACGATCAATCTTTGAAATTCCAGGAGCCAAAGAGGTAATTCTACCGCCAGTCATTCATTTTATGGATGCAGAGCTACTCTCATTagattttctctctctccctcttagTGTTTTATCAATTGCCTTTGTTTATTCAGTTTCTCGTTGGACAATACAATTTTCTTATGTAAAGAGCTCCGGAGTCTATTATAGCATCTAGCTTTTTGTGTGATGTATAAATTTCACTTTGCTATTGCAGGTTGCTATTGAGACCTCATCCTTTAGCAAGTATGCTGGCTTCACTGGAGTCCGTCTGGGTTGGACTGTGGTTCCAAAACAGCTTTTATTTTCCAATGGATTTCCTGTTGCCAGGGACTTCAACAGAATTGTTTGCACTTGCTTTAATGGTGCATCTAATATCTCTCAAGCTGGTGGTTTGGCTTGTCTTTCACCAGAAGGCCTTGGGGTTAGTGTCATACTTTAAGCAATAGCCAATTCATTTAAGCACTAGAAGGCCAGACAGGCATATAGCCCATGTTGTGAGTTCTAGCGCTAACAGGTTTATGCATTTCGAAAATTTGCAGGCTATGCGTGAGGTGATTGGTTTCTACAAAGAAAATACCAAAATCATCATGGATACCTTTACTTCACTTGGTTTTAATGTATACGGAGGTAAAAATGCACCATATGTGTGGGTTCATTTCCCTGGCCGAAGCTCATGGGATGTGTTCAGCGAGATTCTTGAGAAAACCCACGTGGTTACAACGCCTGGTAGCGGTTTTGGACCGGGTGGTGAAGGTTTTGTCAGGGTTAGTGCCTTCGGCCACAGACAGAACGTCCTAGAAGCCTGCAAAAGGTTCAAGCAATTGTACAAGTGATCAAGGTACCTGAGCAGTTTGACTCCACGAAGATAGATGCCGAATGGGTTAGCATAATTAGTGAAATTATTATCTTCCTTTTTGGCAGTGTAGATTGCATTGAAAACGttacaaaattgttaaaaaggAATTGAAGTCTGGGATAATTTTCTAGTTGGGATAATTGGAATTTCTGcaatttggttttaaataaACAAGGCCAAAACTCTTCATATAAACCAACCTTTAAACTTCATTCATTAACTCTCGTTTATTTCTTGCTATTTCGGATTTCTGTTTTCTCTCTCTGTAAGTTTCCCTCATTTGCTTCGAAGtatagtttgaatgataaaatatatgaaatctTCAAGAAAAAGGTTTAGATATGAAACTTAGTGatgttatattaaaatcaaatcctTGAGATATTTAGTATAGTTATTGTAAGGTCGATCACAATCTAGagattttaactatttaatataatattaatttgattcaaaaaggattttttgtcatttaaaaaaaaaaatttcttatcttTCTTTAGCAAAAGTTGGCTCGTAAGGAAGTCATACAAGCGTCATATGGACCACCACAAGCCTTTCTTGTGCTTTCACATGCCCACAAACTCCCTATTTAGGATGGTTTGATATTTATGGTTAGTTAACCCATTCATAGTTAGAGTAGGTCGGTTTTTGGGTAATTCacatgaatataatataaattataaaatattaaattaaaataatgtatataaaaatacatatctgaGTCTCATTTTTCTAAATctataaagtttttaaaattagtctAAATGAGACTATTGGTCTGCCTCCCTTTAAACTTTTCTAAATAAAGACTCTCAATGGATAaacctattatatattttgacacCACATTAGGTTTTGAAAAGAAAGGTCTAATGGATATGAAGTAATTTAATGAACCctcttatttaaaaatctaacatgCCAAAGTTCAGACTGATTATATGATGCATAAGACAGTTCTGAAAGATTACATTTAGGCCACCATAAATCTTATTGGACAAATTCACCcccacttaaaaaaattttgtaacaaTGTCAGCTTATTAAGACATTTAAAGTCAGAAAGTTGATCATACTAatacttttattaaataattaaaaatgtacatataattttgaaatttcagagattttctttttcatattttaagtcATTGGGATGTACTTGTATTTTAAGTAGATGTGATAGTCTGATAAAAGGTaaatgatcaaattaaaaaatatcatattataatatattaaataatctattttaatgAACAATACCCCTTTTAcaaatttctaatataaaaaaataataatatacaaagCATGTGTCATatcatgatttgaaaatttgacaaTTCATTTTGAGTACTGtttcaaaagataaaataaaataatgtgtagATGCCATTGTCTCTTTTAATTAGTCTCACCAATTTACCATAAGAAAACTTTGATAGATCAAAAGCATTAATTTTcccttaaattaataaataattatagtaaCTCTTAAAAGgtagtttgaatgataaaagagaaaactcttatatataaaaaatatatataagttaaagTTGTTCAGTGGTTATGGGATTAACAACTGGATTTATGGTTTATCTTAtccaatataattaattcagctctgtaaaaatgataattcaattCAGATAAGATTTcccattattaaaataaataaatattcttaaCATGTCAATCAAAAAGAGTAGAGTTGAAGTTTGtaattattatgttgtttaatAACATTGAGATGTCACACTTgcattatttatctaaaattctcAATCAACTTTGAGTGGTAGAAAGGCATATTCTTTGCTTCAACAATAATTCATCAATAAGTATTAgattttcaattcatatatagtcataatttcaacacaaagaagtagataatttttaatttattagagattataattaaaaattaataaaaatgattaagtGAAATAAATTAAGGAAGTTAAATGACCGTTGTTGGAGCCTAGTGTTTGTCCTCTTTTGTTAAGTTTTGGAGTTCCTTCTTCAACAACAAACTGTGTATTTTCCAACTTGGTGATctgtaatttgattttatttcagtttgtTTTGGTATCACAAGAATCTCTCTGTCATTTTCATAGCTTAAGATTACAATCTTTTGTAGGACTGgcattatattagtatttttttaattaattaattaattaattattaattaataattcaccTTAAATCCACCACAACACAACTTATTAGGTAAGacttagaaatattttatatttatatttggaGAAacactgtttcccacccaatctttgattaattgattttctcattttataagtttgaaaattttattttttacccatCCGTCAAAgttaaatgttagttttaatagttaaagagtatttttattactttttcataattataataagatcAATATCACTTATATTCTTAATAGTacaaaaacttacattttcatctatacaactttattttttcctttttttctcttcatcttatttaattttttttttcttcttcttctttctcatttCTTCGGCATTGAAAAACACCCAAAGAGAGTTAGAGGATTTGACTGTACTTGAGACTTGTGTGGACAACAAGATGTCCcaaagttgataaaaataagaaaacctAACCAAAACGGAGCTTGTCAACAGAAGATTTGAGCGAGATTTTGTAGAtccaaatcaagtttgagtcaCAAAAGTGGGCTCATTTTTACAGGTTTAAATTgtagatttttataaaattttaggagcAATCTATTATTTAACTTCAATAAAAGCAAAAGACATTTTTGTCTTTGCAttaattttatagaaatttaaataaaatttattaaaaatttcgaATAAAGAGATTACAAGTGAAATATAAGATGAAtggataataaataatattagaaataatataaGTTACTTAGGTTGGGCCAATAAAGTTATAAATTGTAAAGTTAGTACTAGACATTTTACCACATAAATATTAGTACATCATCAAGTTTGTTATTTgggtattatatttttttcttgaatattcaCAATTAATGAATAAAGTCTAATTATATTATCGTGCTTTTATGATTAATGCATATCCAATGTTactaattataacaaaaataaaataaaataaaataattatatttgagggagaaaaacactatttttttaGTATCATAATTTACTAAATCAGTTATATGATTTAGTTTTATATGAGGGTTATGTGACCAGTTATATAAGGGTTAAAGTTTTAcgggtaaatttgttatttgatcagtgatattaaaaaaataaaattttatcttatttcttcttataaaccctaaaaattaataattttttttctaaaattaaattttgaaaagttacatctTCATTTTTACTAGGTTTCTAGTTATCTAGTGATCTCTCAATGATATCTCTCACACTCTGACATGTCTCTCTCTCTCGAACATCTTCTCTTAACGTTGTTGATAGTGTTCCCTAATGTCCTCGGTTTTAACTATTGGTTTTCATTCTATGTTTCTATATATATGTTCATGATCATGAgctgattattttattttgatcaCGAGTTTATTGTTTTGATTGCTATCATGTATAAATGGTGGTATGGTCCTGATGAAAAATTTCTACATATAAAACAAGATGacaaatgatattataaaatattggtGTGAAATCAATTAATTACATTTGTTATGATGCAAAGTTGTCAAAATAATTGAGGGATTCTAAATGGATGGAAGAAGAAATTGTTGGACTTTTCTTCTATGGATTATTTTCCAAGGTTACCTTACAATAAATgtctaaattaaaacaaaaatgtccaaatgtttttggaaaaaaataacaagCATTTCATTGgacaaattcaaatatctatttgtttcattttctccttATTCCCAGCCATAATTTCCAAGTTCAagcaattaattattattcaaacttataatttttccaaaacaattgatttatacgtaattttataatgatacgttattttttatatataaatttgtgtatataattttacttactattaaaattattaattttcttattctttttgaactaatataaattttttattattaagtttttgTTAAGCCATAAAAAggataattcaaataaaaaatttattaacttatgGTAGTATGAATTCTAAAGTTTATGTCTTCAAGGGGTAGTTTAATTTACAGAAACGGTAAAATCCCTACACAAACTCAAAGAGAGAATATAAGATCTGATTTAACAGTTATAAAACCAATTATTGATTGATTAAACTTTAACGCGAATGACCGATTCAGATAGAGTTtctcgtaaaaaaaaaaaaatctaaagtttagGTATCTCAAATAAATGTTGTCATCATATCTAATtagtaattcaaaatatattcattaacTTATTGTAGTCCATATTTTCACTCAAGCTAAAAAACTCTTATTCAATATTCTCAACCAAACTGTTATAAAACAGatgaaattacaattaaataGAGGCATCAAGAAAATAATTCCAAGAAAGCCCCTAAAGACTTTGACTGTTAGACAAATTACACCAACAAAGGCCTGTCTGTCTGGACACCCAAAAAaccattgtttttaaaatttcccttttcaaCAATTTAGGTTAAGAAAGGGACATCACATACACAGGCCAGTTTAATTTTTCAaccacccaaaaaaaaagaccAAGAAGCCATGAGATCACTCTTTTAAAACAGAAGGGTAGATTCAACAACATGGAATTAAAGTTTTAGAGTTCAAACCATGCAAAAATATTTAACCCTTCTGCAAAATGAATTAACCTCTCACAGCAAACAAGCTTGAAGGTGTATCTAAAGTGGTTGACATTACAGGCCTTATTT contains:
- the LOC123213157 gene encoding LL-diaminopimelate aminotransferase, chloroplastic-like, translated to MPLTHNISSSVISSSSSAFLVPDKIKSRTLNVSIQAKRIDVCKCVATPQEEQMAYKTKVSRNANIAKLQAGYLFPEIARRKAAHLLKYPDAQVISLGIGDTTEPIPEVITSTMAKRSYALSTVEGYTGYGPEQGEKPLRAAIASAFYEDLSIEEDDIFVSDGAKCDISRLQIVFGSDVTIAVQDPSYPAYVDSSVIMGQTGVFQKNVEKFGKIEYMKCSPENGFFPDLSTIGRTDIIFFCSPNNPTGAVATREQLTQLVKFAKDNGSIIVYDSAYAMYISDDKPRSIFEIPGAKEVAIETSSFSKYAGFTGVRLGWTVVPKQLLFSNGFPVARDFNRIVCTCFNGASNISQAGGLACLSPEGLGAMREVIGFYKENTKIIMDTFTSLGFNVYGGKNAPYVWVHFPGRSSWDVFSEILEKTHVVTTPGSGFGPGGEGFVRVSAFGHRQNVLEACKRFKQLYK